AGTCACGAATATACTCTGCCGAAGTAAACATGGTATCCCACTTATGTTGCGACAGTCTTCTGTTGAGAGGGGTTAGATTTTTAGCAAGCTCGTCCTTACTAAATCCAAAGTTGTGATAGGATAGCAAACCCATTTCAAAGGCTTGCTTCAAATATAGAATGTCTTGATCTTTTACGAAAGCCGAAACTTTCAGGTGGCGCAGCTCTGGATAATGATTCACCATCTCTAAGATATGAAATAGATTCGGGTTATCGGCTGGATTTAGAGTTAGAAAGATCCAGCCAAAGGGCTCGTTCTCCATTCGGTCGAGTGCGTCCCGAATGCTAGCAACCCCCTCCACCATACGGTAGCCAAGATTGCGAATGCCATTGTGAATATTATAGCGCCACTCGCTGGTCTCTTCGACAACGAGGACCTTCGACTTTGTCAGTAGCTTTCGTTGGTCGCTCATAGATTAAGATGCTACACCGACAAAAAGCTTTACGGTGCCCTTCTGATTTTGGTCGCCAATTTCATAAGATTCGAAGTCCGTTTCAAACTTTCGCTTTTCCCGTAGCTTGTCGTTTTTCCACACCTTTTTCCACACCTTGGGGACAACTTCTCGAAACGGTCCATCTTCTGATTGAATCATTTCGTAGTTATCCTGTTTGATGGTCTTGCCGATCATACCCTCGGGAATGTTTCTGAACTCTGAAACTTCTGTACCCAAAATAAAAGTATATTCCCCGTATTCATCAGAATCATACTCCGTATAAACGGCGAATACTTTCTGTGGGTTTACCCGATTAGGAATCTTTTCTAGAATCCTTTCTGCAAAAAATCTTTTCCAGAGATGAGGGATCTTGGCTTTGCTGGAGTTTTCAGTTCTATGGCTCGTGCGGGCAGCAATTCCCACAACTCTGAATTTTTCTACGTCTAGCTTTGTCATAGATCCCCCTCTCATTGAGTATCAGATAATGCCTTCCACACATCGGTATGTGTCTCTAGCAATTAATAGTTCCTCGTTAGTCGGAATAACAACGAGCTTAACTTTTGAGTCCGATGTCGAGATAATGCCTTCATTGCCACCTGACATCGATTGGTTGCGTTCCTCGTCAATGGCAACTCCAAACCAAGAAAGGTTTTGGCAAATGCGAGATCGAATCGTGGCTGAATTCTCACCAATGCCACCAGAGAAGATGATTGCATCAGCACCATTCATGTTTGCAAGATAGGCTCCAATATATTTGCGCACTCGACGGCAGAATATATCAATTGCTAAGCTTGCCCGACGATCCTGATTCTCTTCCTCCTCTTCGAGAAGCTCACGCATGTCGTTGGTCAATCCAGATATTCCTAGCAACCCAGACTGCTTGTTCAGCATATTGAATAGATGGGAGTAGGTGATGCCCTCCTTTAAATGGAGGTATTCAAGGATAGCTGGGTCGATATCTCCGGTGCGAGTGCCCATGGTGAGACCTTCGAGAGGAGTCATTCCCATGGAGGTATCCGCTGATTTGCCCTCACGGATTGCACAGGCAGAGCAACCATTGCCAAGATGTAGGGTAATGATATTGGTTTCAGATTTTGGTGTATTAGTAAGGAATCTATAACGATAGCTGATGTACCTGTGAGAGGTGCCGTGAAAACCATAACGGCGAATTTTATAGCGGCGATAGAATTGATAGGGAATCGGATACAAATAACTGTCTTGGGGCATTTCGGAATGAAAGGCTGTGTCGAAAACAGCAGCCTGGGGCACCCCTTTGCCCAGAATCTGCTCGATTGCAGCTATACCATCCAAATTTGCTGGGTTGTGAAGTGGAGCGAGGTCGATGCAATCTTCGATTCCCTCGATGACCTCATCATTGATTAAAACTGACTTGGAAAATTTTTCGCCGCCATGCACAACACGGTGACCCACCGACTGGATATCGCTTAGTTTTGAAATAGCAGTTACGTCACTATCTTCGCTTACGAGCCACTTGAGGACGAAGTCGATTGCTTGGGCATGATTTCGAAAAGGCAGGGCTTTTTTCTGTGTTTTTCTACCGGTAGGCTTAAGAGTGATGAGCGATTGGCTCCCAATTCTTTCAATTACCCCCTTGGCGAGTAAGTCTTCAGCATTTTGGTCAATGGTTTCCTGGGTTACGTTAATCACCTGAAATTTTAGCGATGAGCTTCCGCAGTTCAAAACCAAGATATTCATGTTCGCTCCTCACATGTCTGTACCATCCATCCTAGCACTATAGTCTAGGCAAATTAGTTTCCACCGTTCTGATATACCAGCTGGAAGGGGACTTGACTAAAATATCTTCGAATTCCTCGGTGTTTTTGCCTAGAAGCAAAAAACTCTAGAGCTCGGCTATACCTAGGCCGATACTGAATACCAAGGGGGTACAAATGAAAGTAATATGCTTAGAGTCAAAGCGCGAAGCGCTTGTGAAGGTGGATAGTTCTACCTTAAGTAATGATCAAACAAATGTAAAGCTTAGTACTCACGAAAGCCTATCGCTACACGACACGCTACGAGATGTTGGCCGTGACTCGTTTCTTTGGACCATCTAATTCTTTGTGAAAAGGATTATTTGAAGCCGTCAATCCTACAAAACCCAGCGATCTATATCTATGAAATTATTTCAAAAAATTAATTTGTTTTGATTTCGTACGATTTCCACCGATCGGGCTAAAAGTTTTTGAGGAAAAAATTGATGGAGAGCTTAGATGAAATTTCCAGAAGCGGCACGTTTGCAGAAAATTGTCTTACCAGTAAGTTTCCTTTTGCTTTTGAGTGGCTGTGTAGAGTCCAAGGTGGAGCAGAGGGAAGCAATCGTACCTGATCTAAGTCAGGAAAAATCTTCCAGCAAAATCGATTTTGAAGCCTTTGAGAAGGGTTTAGAAGGAACCTGGATGCTGGATTGCGGGCTTACCGATTCTCAGAAGGTTATTTGGACTTTCGATGGTGAGCGCTTCCAGCAGCATATCAAGATATATTTAGAGAAAGGTTGTCCTGAAAGCTCCATAGCAGCTGAGTATAAAGCTGGGGGCTATTACCACTTCGGCAAGATGATGGTTAACCAATCGGATGCCGTAGAATTTGACTATGTTCAAGAATCCTACTCTCTTACCATACGTCACTCTGTTTATTTGAACGCCTATAATGGAACTCGCGAGTATGGCCATCTTCAGGCATACTGTAAGGGGTTTAAATTTGAGCGCAATGTAGAAACTAGCCTCGTCGGGAAACACTGTCTGGAAGGCGACAATGACTATCAAAAAATCCATGCCAATAGTGTTTTCTATTCTGCGTTGAGGCTGGAGCAAGGAACTATGTATGAGGCTCGCTATACGGCACTCAACGACGGTACCGCTCCGAATAAACGTCCCCTTGGTTTTAATCTTTCAGTCGGCTACCAAAAACAATCTGAACCTGGCCAACTGACTCTTTCGCGACTGTAGATATTCCTTGTCAAGGTTTCGGCTGAACCGATGTTTTTGGGCCAACGGGCCCATTATTTTGCCTTCAGACCTCTGTTTGTAAAAAAGAATGATCGTTCGAAATAGTCTTAGAAATCTTAGCTTAAGGCCTGACCTTAATTGAGAGGCTTCCCTGGCCGTTCCCTTACGTAGCCACTGGGAGGTCACTATGCTGGATTCGAAATCGTTCTCATTGAGATCATGGCTCTTATCATATTATCTCGAAATCATCGTCATCTCGGTATGTGTTGCTGGGGTGGCTCCGTCACAAACTCTATCTGAGAAGCTTTTGGTTTTCATTGCCACTATTGGTGCCAGCACTCTTTGCTTTCTGGTCTACCATCTTTGGATTACTGCGCAGTCCCTAGAAACCGAGTTAGAA
The sequence above is a segment of the Pseudobacteriovorax antillogorgiicola genome. Coding sequences within it:
- a CDS encoding GyrI-like domain-containing protein yields the protein MTKLDVEKFRVVGIAARTSHRTENSSKAKIPHLWKRFFAERILEKIPNRVNPQKVFAVYTEYDSDEYGEYTFILGTEVSEFRNIPEGMIGKTIKQDNYEMIQSEDGPFREVVPKVWKKVWKNDKLREKRKFETDFESYEIGDQNQKGTVKLFVGVAS
- a CDS encoding acetate kinase; its protein translation is MNILVLNCGSSSLKFQVINVTQETIDQNAEDLLAKGVIERIGSQSLITLKPTGRKTQKKALPFRNHAQAIDFVLKWLVSEDSDVTAISKLSDIQSVGHRVVHGGEKFSKSVLINDEVIEGIEDCIDLAPLHNPANLDGIAAIEQILGKGVPQAAVFDTAFHSEMPQDSYLYPIPYQFYRRYKIRRYGFHGTSHRYISYRYRFLTNTPKSETNIITLHLGNGCSACAIREGKSADTSMGMTPLEGLTMGTRTGDIDPAILEYLHLKEGITYSHLFNMLNKQSGLLGISGLTNDMRELLEEEEENQDRRASLAIDIFCRRVRKYIGAYLANMNGADAIIFSGGIGENSATIRSRICQNLSWFGVAIDEERNQSMSGGNEGIISTSDSKVKLVVIPTNEELLIARDTYRCVEGII